Proteins found in one Polyangiaceae bacterium genomic segment:
- a CDS encoding RES family NAD+ phosphorylase: protein MTTSLWKRLRGEEHVRRLTSTPWRVVEAQHVISTRKLVDSDEEQRVLEELLEQSKPPTPKPAARLHYLLSTSFRYPPLRHGSRFGTRQERGIWYGAETLVTAFAEVAYYRLVLLEGTQAKLEPLMVELSAFRASVKARHGVDLTRPPFLEHAPRISSRSSYAISQRLGRDMRSAGVQAFRYVSSRDPDGGACLAVMDPGAFSSPSPSQLSSWLCVATKERVEVSDRGFFERRAFAFERSRFVVRGELPTPAV, encoded by the coding sequence GTGACGACGAGCCTGTGGAAGCGACTGCGCGGCGAAGAGCACGTTCGCCGGCTCACCAGCACGCCGTGGCGTGTGGTGGAAGCGCAGCACGTGATCAGCACGCGCAAGCTGGTGGACTCGGACGAAGAGCAGCGCGTGTTGGAGGAGCTACTCGAGCAAAGCAAGCCGCCCACCCCCAAGCCGGCGGCGCGCCTCCACTACCTGCTCTCCACGTCCTTCCGCTACCCACCACTGCGTCACGGGTCGCGGTTCGGCACACGCCAAGAGCGGGGCATCTGGTACGGCGCAGAGACGTTGGTCACCGCCTTCGCGGAGGTGGCGTACTACCGGCTGGTGCTGCTGGAGGGCACCCAGGCCAAGCTCGAGCCGCTGATGGTGGAGCTCAGCGCGTTTCGCGCCTCGGTGAAGGCGCGGCACGGCGTGGACCTCACGCGCCCGCCGTTCCTGGAGCACGCGCCGCGCATCTCCTCGCGCTCGAGCTACGCCATCAGTCAGCGCCTGGGCCGCGACATGCGAAGCGCCGGGGTACAGGCCTTTCGCTATGTCTCTTCGCGAGATCCTGACGGTGGCGCCTGCTTGGCGGTGATGGACCCCGGCGCTTTTTCCAGCCCGAGCCCCAGCCAGCTGTCGTCCTGGCTGTGCGTGGCAACCAAAGAGCGAGTGGAGGTGAGCGACCGCGGATTTTTCGAGCGACGCGCCTTCGCCTTCGAGCGATCACGCTTCGTCGTGCGCGGTGAGCTGCCCACCCCCGCCGTCTGA
- a CDS encoding NADPH:quinone oxidoreductase family protein: MRAVRCHELSGPDALVVDEVPDPVPGPGEVLIDVAAAGVNFPDLLITRGEYQMKPALPFVPGAEAAGTVRAVGEGVSRVAAGDRVVATMMLGAFAERAVAPEATVAKLPDGVDFTTAAGFPITYGTTHHALVERARLQPGETLLVLGAAGGVGLSAVDVGKALGAKVIAAASSAEKLELCRARGADETIDYSSESLKDRAKALSGGGVDVVYDPVGGALSEQALRATGWKGRFLVLGFASGNIPSVPLNLVLLKGCELVGVFWGQAVMRNPDGMRESLEELLDWLAAGKLHPHVDETFPLERAKDALQRIEQRQAKGKLVLEPSVTG; this comes from the coding sequence ATGCGCGCCGTTCGCTGCCACGAGCTGAGCGGCCCCGACGCGCTCGTGGTGGACGAAGTGCCGGACCCGGTGCCGGGCCCCGGCGAGGTGCTGATCGACGTGGCCGCGGCGGGCGTGAACTTCCCGGATTTGCTCATCACGCGCGGCGAGTATCAGATGAAGCCAGCGCTCCCCTTCGTGCCCGGGGCCGAGGCCGCTGGCACGGTGCGGGCGGTGGGCGAGGGGGTCAGCCGCGTCGCGGCCGGCGACCGCGTGGTGGCGACCATGATGCTGGGCGCCTTCGCGGAGCGGGCCGTAGCCCCCGAGGCGACCGTCGCCAAGCTGCCCGACGGCGTGGACTTCACCACGGCGGCGGGGTTTCCCATCACCTACGGCACCACGCATCACGCGCTGGTCGAGCGGGCACGGCTGCAGCCCGGGGAAACGCTGTTGGTGCTGGGCGCCGCGGGCGGCGTGGGGCTTTCCGCGGTGGACGTCGGCAAGGCCCTCGGCGCCAAGGTGATCGCGGCAGCGTCGTCCGCGGAAAAGCTTGAGCTGTGTCGCGCCCGGGGTGCCGACGAGACCATCGACTACTCCTCCGAGAGCTTGAAGGACCGGGCCAAGGCGCTGTCCGGCGGCGGCGTGGACGTGGTCTACGACCCGGTGGGCGGCGCGTTGAGCGAGCAAGCGCTGCGCGCCACGGGATGGAAGGGGCGCTTCTTGGTGCTGGGCTTTGCTTCCGGAAACATTCCGAGCGTGCCTCTCAACCTGGTCCTGTTGAAGGGGTGCGAGCTGGTGGGCGTGTTCTGGGGACAGGCGGTGATGCGCAATCCGGACGGCATGCGTGAAAGCCTGGAAGAGCTCCTCGACTGGCTGGCGGCGGGAAAGCTCCACCCGCACGTGGACGAGACGTTTCCCCTGGAACGCGCCAAGGATGCGCTCCAGCGCATCGAACAGCGTCAGGCGAAGGGGAAGCTCGTGTTGGAGCCCTCAGTAACGGGGTGA
- a CDS encoding 6-phosphofructo-2-kinase/fructose-2,6-bisphosphatase — MVGLPARGKTFVARKIARYLSWLGYNTRTFNVGEYRRALAGAKQPATFFDPDDTESRELRERIARHALDDVLAWLAEGGEVALYDATNTERSRREMILTRCREANVRVVFIESICEDEAVVDTNVRENKLRSPDYQGVPAEEAVQDFLARIAMYERTYEPVDDESLSFVKIIDVGRQVVVNRMQGYLGSRLVFFLTNLHPTRRKIWLTRHGESQFNPDGRIGGDPDLSDRGRLYAKSLALFINQRHDESKRLVIWTSTLKRSIQTAEALGRPAVARRPLDEIDAGVCDGMTYEEIRQHLSDEYQARAADKFRYRYPRGESYIDVIQRLEPIIVDLERQRNPVLVIAHHAIVRALYAYLMGRPQEDTPHVPVPLHSVIELTPTAYGHEERRFELDPRIAEELAGGPPSVGAPFFSPRY, encoded by the coding sequence ATGGTGGGGCTGCCGGCGCGAGGCAAAACCTTCGTGGCGCGCAAGATCGCTCGCTACCTGTCCTGGCTCGGCTACAACACGCGCACCTTCAACGTGGGGGAGTATCGGCGAGCGTTAGCGGGAGCCAAACAGCCGGCCACGTTCTTCGATCCGGACGATACCGAGTCCCGTGAGCTCCGCGAGCGCATCGCGCGCCACGCCCTCGATGACGTCCTCGCTTGGCTGGCCGAAGGGGGCGAGGTGGCCTTGTACGACGCGACCAACACCGAGCGATCCCGGCGCGAGATGATCCTGACGCGCTGCCGGGAAGCGAACGTGCGCGTGGTGTTCATCGAGTCCATCTGCGAAGACGAGGCCGTGGTGGACACCAACGTGCGCGAGAACAAGCTCCGCTCGCCGGACTACCAAGGCGTTCCCGCGGAGGAAGCGGTGCAGGACTTCCTGGCCCGCATCGCGATGTACGAACGCACCTACGAGCCAGTGGACGACGAGTCCCTGAGCTTCGTGAAGATCATCGACGTCGGCCGCCAGGTCGTGGTCAACCGCATGCAGGGATACCTCGGCTCGCGGTTGGTCTTCTTCCTCACCAACCTGCACCCGACGCGTCGCAAGATCTGGCTCACCCGCCACGGCGAGAGTCAGTTCAACCCGGACGGACGCATCGGCGGAGATCCGGACCTTTCGGATCGCGGGCGCCTGTACGCCAAGAGCCTGGCGCTGTTCATCAACCAGCGCCACGACGAGAGCAAGCGGCTGGTGATCTGGACCAGCACCCTGAAGCGTTCCATCCAGACGGCGGAAGCCCTGGGCCGCCCCGCTGTGGCTCGGCGCCCTCTGGACGAGATCGACGCCGGCGTGTGCGACGGCATGACCTACGAGGAAATTCGCCAGCACCTGTCGGACGAGTACCAGGCGCGGGCGGCGGACAAGTTCCGCTACCGCTACCCTCGGGGCGAGAGCTACATCGATGTGATCCAGCGGCTCGAGCCGATCATCGTGGACCTCGAGCGCCAGCGAAATCCGGTGCTCGTCATCGCCCATCACGCCATCGTGCGCGCGCTGTACGCCTACCTCATGGGCCGCCCGCAGGAAGACACGCCCCACGTACCGGTGCCGCTGCACAGCGTGATCGAGCTGACCCCCACGGCCTACGGCCACGAGGAACGGCGCTTCGAGCTCGATCCCCGCATCGCAGAAGAGCTCGCCGGTGGTCCCCCCAGCGTGGGCGCGCCGTTCTTCTCACCCCGTTACTGA
- a CDS encoding DUF2384 domain-containing protein codes for MTAPSSLSEAPDPALVLTRATLRAAERLSLPKAHLAQVLGISSASLSRLGRSRNIDPDSKEGELALLFLRAFRSLDSLMGGNEEAARAWLDADNTHLAGVPAELLARVDGLVHVVEYLDAMRGKL; via the coding sequence ATGACTGCTCCCTCCAGCCTCTCGGAAGCTCCGGATCCCGCGTTGGTGCTCACCCGTGCCACGCTGCGCGCCGCCGAGCGGCTTTCGCTGCCCAAAGCCCACCTGGCCCAGGTGCTCGGCATCAGCTCCGCCTCCCTTTCCCGCTTGGGGCGCAGTCGTAACATCGATCCGGACAGCAAGGAGGGGGAGCTGGCGCTCTTGTTCTTGCGCGCCTTTCGCAGCCTGGACTCCCTGATGGGCGGCAACGAAGAGGCCGCCCGCGCTTGGCTGGACGCAGACAACACGCACCTCGCCGGCGTGCCGGCGGAGCTGCTCGCGCGGGTGGACGGGCTGGTTCACGTGGTCGAATACCTGGACGCCATGCGCGGCAAGCTGTGA
- a CDS encoding mechanosensitive ion channel, with amino-acid sequence MDTAKLTQSLLDMATVWGVRVLGVAITLFIAWIIAGWIRRAIGKNLEKRLDPMLAQFFSNVARYAILTAAVLGCLGVFGIQTTSFAAVLGALGLAIGLAFQGTLSNFAAGIMLLVFRPFKVGDVIEVAGEIGSVKELELFTTELVSADNRRIIVPNSEVFGKKIINYTHYPTRRVEVAVGTDYGADLDKVRGVLEGVAKSVEGGLEEPPPAVFLSELGGSSIDWKVRVHTKTEDFWDVYQRLTRAVKRALDAEGIGIPFPQSDVHLDADLLSAISKR; translated from the coding sequence ATGGATACCGCGAAGCTGACTCAGTCACTCTTGGACATGGCAACGGTGTGGGGCGTGCGCGTCCTGGGCGTCGCCATCACACTGTTCATCGCTTGGATCATCGCGGGGTGGATTCGGCGGGCGATCGGCAAAAACCTCGAGAAACGTCTGGACCCGATGCTGGCCCAGTTCTTCTCGAACGTCGCACGCTACGCGATCCTCACCGCGGCGGTGCTCGGTTGCCTGGGGGTGTTCGGTATCCAGACCACGAGCTTCGCGGCGGTTCTCGGTGCGCTCGGCTTGGCCATCGGTCTCGCGTTTCAGGGAACGCTGTCGAACTTCGCGGCCGGGATCATGCTGCTCGTGTTTCGCCCCTTCAAGGTGGGGGACGTCATCGAGGTTGCCGGCGAGATCGGCTCCGTGAAGGAGCTCGAGCTGTTTACCACCGAGCTGGTCTCGGCGGACAACCGTCGCATCATCGTCCCCAACAGCGAGGTGTTCGGAAAGAAGATCATCAACTACACACATTACCCCACGCGACGCGTGGAGGTGGCCGTGGGGACCGACTACGGTGCGGATCTCGACAAGGTCCGCGGCGTGCTCGAGGGGGTCGCCAAGAGCGTGGAGGGTGGACTGGAAGAGCCGCCGCCGGCGGTGTTCCTCTCCGAGCTCGGAGGCTCCAGCATCGATTGGAAGGTGCGCGTGCACACCAAGACGGAGGACTTCTGGGACGTCTACCAGCGCCTGACGCGGGCCGTGAAGCGGGCGCTCGATGCCGAGGGCATCGGCATTCCGTTCCCGCAGAGCGACGTCCACCTCGACGCCGACTTGCTGTCCGCCATTTCCAAGCGTTGA